The Chthonomonas sp. genome segment TCCGTCTTGGCGGCGAGGCTCCACTTGGAACCATCCCACTTGCCGATGCCTTGGCTACCGTCGATGGAGAATTGACCCGCCGCAAACAGATTCGTGCCGTCCGAAGCGAGCCATGCGACCCGATCGCTCAGGCCACCGTTGCCGACTTCGCTCCAGGTCTTGCCATCGTAGACGGCAACCTTGCTGATCGCGTCATCGCCAAACTCCTTGAAAATGCCACCGGCATAAAGTTGGCCCTTGTGCCAGCACAGAGTCATCACCGCGCGATCGAACTTGCCGCCGATGGCTTCCCACTTGGTGCCGCCCCACTTGGCCACGCCGCGCGTTTCGGTCGCGTTGTTGATCTTGGTGAAGTTTCCGCCGATGTAGATGCTCTTGCCGTCGGTGGCCAGCGCATAGATTTCGCGGTCCACGGCGGGCTTGCCCATGGCCGACCAAGCGGTGCCATCCCACTTCGCGATTCGGACGGCGTCAATGCCTTCCGATTCGCTGCTCTTGCCGGCGTACGAGAAGTCGCCCGCGACGAAGACCTTTCCGTTGAGTTCCAGGATGTCGTAGACCTTGCCGTCGACGCCCTTGCCAAGACCCGACCACGCCGTGCCGTCCCAGACCGCGACGTTGTTGACGAGCTTGCGGTTGGCCCGCTCGAAGCGGCCACCGACATAGACCTTGTTGTTGAACACGCGCATGACCGTGACTTCGCCGGCCTTGTCGATGCCGCCGGTGGCCACGGTCAGGCCGCCCATGCTGAGCATCGCGCTGCCGAATGAGATCGCTGAAGAAATTGCAGTAACCATAAGTTGAAGTGCCCCCTTTTTCGAAAGTTGCAGGCAGAGTATTCCATCAAAATTGTATAAGAGTGTCCTATTTTTGAACTTAATACTGACATAGGGACTGTCCCAACACGGTTTCGCTGGCTATACTGGCGGTATGCGTTCGGAAGAGTTTCGCGAGAAAGTTGAACAGTTGGGTTACGGGGTGCTCGGCCAGCGCCTGTTTCGCGCCCGCACCTATCACGACCTTTCGGTGCGCGACCTGGCCGACCGCGCGCAGGTGAGCAAGAACACGATCACGCGCATCGAAAAGGGCCTGCCGGTGCACATCGAAACGCTGCGCATTTTGGCCCGGGCTCTGAAGCTCAAGCCGGAGAACCTGGTGGCGGCCGAGTTCGACGTCGGCAACACGGTGAGCGTGGCGCGCACGACCACCGGTCGCTGGTTCGACCTGGCGACCTACACGGGTTCGATGCCGACGAGTCCCGAACTGTCCGCTGATCCCGACCAGTGGGCCAGCGACGCGCAGCCATTCTCGCCGTTGGCGAGTCGCGACATCGAGGGCCGCTTCAACCCCAACCTAATTGTGCTGCGCGCACCGACCGAGCGGCGCTCGCACCGCGGCGAGGAGTTTGCCTATGTGCTCACCGGACGGTTGCGGGTGGTGTTCGACGATCGCGCGGTCGAACTTGAGGCGGGCGACAGCATTTACTTTTGGGCCGCGGAGAGTCATCGCTACGAGCCAATATCGGAGGACGTGAAGCTGCTCTCGATCGTGCTCGACCCGGTTCCGACCAGTACCCGCGGGCTACGATTTGCTCGAAACTAGCACTCGCCGGAACCGAGTCCGGTATCGTAGAGTAAAGAGGACGTCATGAATACTTTTAAGCTGATCACCAGCGCGGTTGCCGCGCTCTCCATTTCGGCCGCGTTTGCGCAAGGCGCAACTGCCGCTCAACCCAAGGCCCCGGCTCTGAAGGAAGGCGCCAAAGCCCCCGCTCTTGCCGTCGCCAAGTGGGTCAAAGGCAAGCCCGTGCCCAAGTTCGAAAAGGGCAAGATTTACGTCGTGGAGTTCTGGGCGACCTGGTGCGGCCCGTGCAAAACCAGCATCCCGCACATCACCGAAATGGCCAAGAAGTACGCCGGCAAGGTGAGCTTCAACGGCATCAGCGTTTGGGAGAACAAGCGCGACAACAAGGACACGAGCTACTACGCCACGGTCGAAAAGTTTGTCAAGGACATGGGCACGAAGATGAACTACAACATCGCCATCGACGGCCCGGCGGGCGCCGTGAGCGACGCCTGGATGAAGGCATCGGGCCAAAACGGAATCCCGACCGCGTTTATCGTCGGCAAGGACGGCACGATCGCCTGGATCGGTCACCCCATGGACGGCCTGGAAGAAACGCTCGACCAGATTATCGCCGGCAAGTTTGACCCCAAGGCCAACGCCAAGAAGCGCGCCGAAGCGGCCGCTCTTGAAGCCGAAATGGAGGCCGCGTTCAACGACCTGAGCCTCGCCATGGGCACGCAAGATTACGACAAGGTGTCGGACATCTACCGCAAGCTCTCGGCCAAGATGCCGACGGGCAAGGCTCAGATTTGCGCGAGCATCTACTCGGCGATTTGGGATCAAAACCGAGAAGAAGCGCTGAAGTTCGCCAAGAGTTTCCAAGCTGACTTTGACAAGGACGCGATGGCGCTCAACGAGGTCGCCTGGTCGATTGTTGAAGTCAACGACGCCACCAAGGAAGACTACATGTACGCCTGTTCGCTCGCCGAAAAGGCCGCCAAGATTCGCGACAAGGACTACGCGATCCTGGACACCTACGCTTACGCGCTCTTCCGCTGCGGCGACAAGGCGAAGGCGATTGAGGTTCAAACCAAGGCGGTGGAACTCGCCGACAAGGACGCCGCGGCCGACGCCGAGCTCAAGAAAGAGCTCAAGGAACGACTCGAACTCTTCAAGAAGAGCTAAGTCGCCGACGCAAAAACGCCCCCGAGCAATCGCTCGGGGGCTTTTTTGTTAGTTCGCTGCGCCCGCCGGAGTTGGCACGCGCCCTGGATAGCGCTCCAGCGCCACGCGAAGGCAACGAACCGCCTCGACGATCTTATCGCACTCCAGCACGTAGGCAATCCGCACCTCGTCTTTGCCGAGGCCGGGAGTGGCGTAGAACCCGCTGGCCGGAGCCAGCATCAGCGTCTGGCCGTCGAGCTCGAACGACTCCAGCAGCCACTGACAGAACTTGTCGCAGTCGTCAATCGGCAACCGCACCATGGCGTAAAACGCGCCATCAATCTTCGGCACCACCACGCCCGGGACGCTCGCCAATTCGCGAACTAGCACGTCGCGGCGGCGCGTGTATTCCTCGCGCATCGCGTCGAAGTGCGCCTGCGGAGTTTTGGTCGCGGCTTCCACACCGATCTGCTCCAGCAGCGGCGGCGAAAGTCGGGCCTGAGCGAAGCGGGCTGCGCCCGACATCACCTCGGCGTGGCGGGAGGCCAAAAACCCCACGCGCGCGCCACAAAGCGAGTAACGCTTGCTGACCGAATCCACCATGACCGCGTGATTCTCAAGACCTTCAAGCTGCAGCACACTGCGAATCGGCGCCCCCGTGTAATTGAACTCGCGGTACACCTCGTCGGCAATCAAAAAGAGGTCGTGCTTCAACACCAAATCGCGCAAGGCCATCAGCTGATCGTCGCTGTAAACCGTGCCCGTCGGGTTGCTCGGATTGCAGATCAAAATCGCTTTCGTGTTTGGCGTAATGCGGCGCTCAAACTCCTCGGCGCTCGGCAACGCGTAGTTGTCTTCAAGGCGCGTCGTAATCGGCACGATCTTTACGCCCGCCGGAACGGAGAATCCCAGATAGTTCGCGTAAAACGGCTCGGGCACAATCACCTCGTCGCCCGGATTGCACGTGCACATCATGGCGAAGAGCACGGCTTCGGAACCCGCGGTGGTGACGAGCAGTTCGCTGTCGCTTAGCTCTATGCCGATCGAGGCATAGAACTCGCGCATGGCCGCGCGGAGGCCAGGTGTGCCCTGCGAGTGCGTGTAGTCCACAATCCGCCCGTGCACGGCTTTGACGCCGTCCCAAAACTCGGTCGGCGCCATCACGTCGGGTTGCCCGATGTTGAGGTGAAAAATCTTTGTTCCACGCGCTTTGGCCGCGTCCGCGTAGGGCATCAACTTGCGGATCGGGCTCGGCGGCATCGTGTCCGCGCGAAGGCTGGATTTAGGCATCGCCGTGTCGCTTCTCCTGAATTCGGGCTGCGCGCTCCCAGCGCTCAACGGCGCGCACGTCTTGGCGACGGCGATCAATCGCTTGGTCCACCTTCATGGTCAATAGCTCGAACACGTCCACGCCAGGCGAGTTCTTTTCGACGTAATCAAAGGCTCCCCGCCGCATACATTCCACGGCGTTGGCGACGTTGCCGTAAGCGGTCATTACGATGACCTCGGCGAAGAGGTCGCGGGCGAAAGCCGCGTTGAGCACGTGTAGGCCCGCTTCGGGATCCTCGATGCTCATGTCGGTGACAATCGCGTCGAATGGGTCCTTGGAATCCTGAATCTTGGTGATCCCTTCGGCGGCCGTGGATGCGGCATCCACTTCGTAGCCTTGCCGCTCCATGCGGCGCTTCACCGCGTTCAAAACCGCGTCTTCGTCATCGATCACAAGGATTCGGGGCATACGGGCCAAGTATACGCGAAACCCCTAGTCCTTAACGAAACCGAACGAGTTCGCGCGAGGCGATGAGATGCTCGGGATTGATGGTCACCGCGGTCGTAAAACTCTTCTTGGCTCGGTCGAGTTCGCCCAGGCGGCGATACGCGACGCCAAGCAGCGCGTGCGCATCGGCGAAGTTCGGATTGATCTCGATCGCCTTTTCGAATTCGCTAGCGGCGCGGCCCACCTGGTTGAGTTCTAGCAGGCACTGACCGTACTTCATGCGGACATCGGCATACTGCGGCTGAAGCTCGAGCGCCCGCTCATATTCGGCGCTCGCCAACTCGTGCTGATTCTTACCGGCGAACTGGTCGCCCAGCCGAATGTAGGTCTTCACGTCGTTGTGCTCCAGTTGCAGCAAAACGTGGAAGTGCGCCAGCGCCGTACCCCGGTCGCCCAACTCAAAGTTGCGTTGGCCGGCCAAAAACCGGTCGCCGCCGAACAGCGGGTCAAGCGTCGCCGCGTGCTGCATGGCCAGCAAGCCAATCTCGGCGTCGCCGTGCTCAAACTGCATGAGTCCGGAGAAGAACACCGCGCGCGGATACTTGGGGTTGAGCCGCAACGACTCGGAAATTTGTTGCTTCGACCCGTTCACATCGCCCACCAGATACAGCGCATGCGCCAAATGCAGCCGGACATCGGGGAAGCTCGGGTGCAGGGAGACCGCTTCGGTGAGGTAGGTCACGGCGTCGCCTGCTTCTTCACGGCGCAGCGCGCGCAGCCCGGCGTTGGTGAGCGCCTCGGCCAAATAGAAGTGCGCTTGCCGGTGTAGGGTCGGGTTCTTTGCGGCCAACACGCGGCGCAAGGGGTCGATTGCTTCTTCGAAATTCCCCGCCGAATGCTCCCGTACGCCCGTATCGTAGTCGGGATTAATTCCGTAGCCAAACCACTTTTGAAGTGACATTGTTTTCCTCAGTTTGAATTATTGGCTAAAATCGTCTCGTCACTACTGTAGGAAAGCGTGAGAAAGGGTGAGGGGACTTTTGACCATAAGGGAAGTGGCCCTCCTTGGCCATTCGCCCGCCACTCCTTTGGCCTGTAGAAGTGACGCCAAGGGGCGGGGAATGGATGCGGGGCTTATACACAGATTTTCCACCAAAGGGTTGACATGGGCGTAAACAAGATTTTTCAAGAGCAGCGACGTCTGCGGTTCTTCGTGCTGGGCGGGATCCTCTCGATGGTGCTTTCCGTGCCGATGTTCTTTGCCGGTGGACTGGTCTCGGCCGGCGCTTATGCCAGTGGGGCGTCCAACAATATCGCCGGCGTGTGGCTGTCGGTGATCATGTTTCTGGGCGGGGCCGTGGCCCTGGGTTACGGGCTCGTGAAAGGTCTGGCGTACCGCGACGGCGTCAAAGCAAACGCGCCGCAAGGCGTCATCAACGACGCGTACATCATCGGGCGTTACGTGCTCAACATGCAAAACGACATCGTTGACGAAGGCTATCTGCTCGACGATCTGCAGTACAAGTACATGGTGCGCGTCGCCATGCCCGATGGCCGCCGCCTTGAAATGCAGACCGCCGAACAGGTGTACTTCACCGTTCCGGAGAACGGTACCGGCCGCATTTATCACCAGGGAACGTGGATCACGCGGTTCGAATTCATCCCGGTGGTCGAACGCCCGTATCACGCGCCGCGACTCTAACCTGAGCGGTCGGTAAACTAGGGCTGGTTTGTTACGCGACCTCCTCGCTCAAAAAGTCAATGTTGCCCTTCACGCGGTTCGCTCCGACGTGGCGTGGCCGGTCGCGGAAATCCAGGATTCCAAGGCGCCCGAGTTTGGCGACTACACGACCAACATCGCGATGATCGCCAGCAAGCTCGCGGCCAGTAACCCGCGCGCGCTCGGCGAGGCCCTGGTGGCGCAGCTGCAAGGCATGAGCGGAATCACGCGCGCCGAAGTTGCCGGGCCGGGATTCGTCAACCTTTGGGTCGAACCCAGCCTCATCGCCGCGCAGGTCGGCGAGGTGCTCACGCAGGGCGATTCTTTTGGTTCGCTTCAAGCGGCTGACCCTCAGCGCATCAATGTCGAATTCGTGTCGGTAAACCCGAACGGACCCATCACCATCGGCTCGGGTCGCGGCGCGGCCTATGGCTCGGCGCTGTGCAATGTGCTGGAGGCGGCGGGCCACCAAGTTCACCGCGAGTACTACATCAACGACGGCGTGAACTCGGAGCAAATGCGCCTCTTCGCCGAGAGCGTCCGCAGCATGGTCGAAGGCACGCCCTTCCCCGAGAACGGATATCGCGGCGACTACGTGCAAGAGGTGGCGGCCAAGCTCAAACCGGGCATGGATTACCGCACGGAAAGCGAGGCGCTGATGATCCATGCGCAACGAACCGCGCTCAGCGCGTTTGGAGTGGAATTCGACACCTGGTTCAGCGAGCAAAGCCTGCACGAAGCGGGCCGCGTCGCCGAGGAAATTGACCACCTGCAAGCCAGTGGCGTCGCCGACGAAAACCCGACTCGCGCCAAGCTCAAGCTGGCCAAGGGCGGCAAAATCGAGGATGTCGAGATCGAGGCGCAAGTCAACGATGCCGACGACGCCGAAGGTGGCGGCGCGACGCTTTGGCTCCGCTCGACCAAGTTTGGCGATGACCAAGATCGCGTGCTGCGGCGTCGCGATGGCCGCCTGACCTACATTTCCAGCGATGTCGCTTATCACAAGGACAAGTTCAACCGACCCGCCAACGCGCATCGGCTGATCACGATCTTGGGGCCAGATCACCATGGTTACATCGGGCGCTTGCAGTCGGTGGTGGCGGCGATGCTCGTTGCCGAGGGTGAAGTGCCTCAGCCTGAACCGGGCGCGGAACTCAGCGAGGTCGAAGCCAAGCTTTACCGATCGGTCGCCGAGCGCGACCTTTGTGTGGCCGCGCTGGCCCTGGCCAAGCAACGCCTGGAAGTGCAGATTTACCAGCTGGTCCGGTTCCTGAAGGACGGTCAACCCGCGCCGATGCGCAAACGCGACGGCAACATTTTCGCGCTGATTGACCTGATGCGCGAGATCGGGACGCACCTTAAGCCGGCGGCGAGCGAGGACGAGCAGCTGGGGGTCGGGCGCGATGTCGCGCGCTTCTTCTATCTCATGCGCTCGCACGATACGACGTTTGACTTTGACCTCGATTTGGCGCAGCGCGAGTCTGATGAGAACCCGGTGTTCTATGTCCAATACGCGCATGCCCGCATCTGTTCGGTTATCGCCAAGGCCGCGGAGCAAGGGTTCACGCCCGATGCCGCTCAGACTGTCGCTCTGAGCGATCCGCGCGAGCTCACGCTGATCAAAAAGGTGGTGGACCTGCCGTTCGAGGTGGGGCGATCGGCCCAAGATTACGGCGTGCACCGGCTGACCACCTACGCCATGGAACTGGCTCGCAGCTACCACGCGTTTTACGATGGGTGCCGCGTGATTCAAGCCGACCAACCGACCCTCACCGCCGCCCGATTGGCGCTTTGCGAAGCGGCCGCCCTCAGTTTGCGACGAAGTTTGGCCATCCTCGGCATTTCCGCGCCGGAACGCATGTAGCCGCCTTATGACAGCGCTCCTTGTCACGCTCGGCATCGTCGCCCTGCTGTATCTCGGCATCCTTTACGCGGTCGCGCGGTTTAGCGTGCACCCGTTCCGCACCCCGCTCTTCTTTTCGCCGGGCCTCATCGGCGTGCCGCAGGAAAACGTCAAAGTGATCGGTCGCGAGGGCAAGCAGCTTTCGGCCTGGTGGCTACCCAACCCCGAAGCCAAGACCGTCATCATCTTGGCGCACGGCTACATGATGAACATGAGCGAGCCCTCGGCGGTCGCGGCCAAGCTCAACGAGCGCGGCTACGCCTGCCTGCTGTTCGACTTTCCTGGACACGGGCGCAGCCCCAATGCGGTC includes the following:
- a CDS encoding helix-turn-helix transcriptional regulator, yielding MRSEEFREKVEQLGYGVLGQRLFRARTYHDLSVRDLADRAQVSKNTITRIEKGLPVHIETLRILARALKLKPENLVAAEFDVGNTVSVARTTTGRWFDLATYTGSMPTSPELSADPDQWASDAQPFSPLASRDIEGRFNPNLIVLRAPTERRSHRGEEFAYVLTGRLRVVFDDRAVELEAGDSIYFWAAESHRYEPISEDVKLLSIVLDPVPTSTRGLRFARN
- a CDS encoding redoxin domain-containing protein; translation: MNTFKLITSAVAALSISAAFAQGATAAQPKAPALKEGAKAPALAVAKWVKGKPVPKFEKGKIYVVEFWATWCGPCKTSIPHITEMAKKYAGKVSFNGISVWENKRDNKDTSYYATVEKFVKDMGTKMNYNIAIDGPAGAVSDAWMKASGQNGIPTAFIVGKDGTIAWIGHPMDGLEETLDQIIAGKFDPKANAKKRAEAAALEAEMEAAFNDLSLAMGTQDYDKVSDIYRKLSAKMPTGKAQICASIYSAIWDQNREEALKFAKSFQADFDKDAMALNEVAWSIVEVNDATKEDYMYACSLAEKAAKIRDKDYAILDTYAYALFRCGDKAKAIEVQTKAVELADKDAAADAELKKELKERLELFKKS
- a CDS encoding pyridoxal phosphate-dependent aminotransferase; translation: MPKSSLRADTMPPSPIRKLMPYADAAKARGTKIFHLNIGQPDVMAPTEFWDGVKAVHGRIVDYTHSQGTPGLRAAMREFYASIGIELSDSELLVTTAGSEAVLFAMMCTCNPGDEVIVPEPFYANYLGFSVPAGVKIVPITTRLEDNYALPSAEEFERRITPNTKAILICNPSNPTGTVYSDDQLMALRDLVLKHDLFLIADEVYREFNYTGAPIRSVLQLEGLENHAVMVDSVSKRYSLCGARVGFLASRHAEVMSGAARFAQARLSPPLLEQIGVEAATKTPQAHFDAMREEYTRRRDVLVRELASVPGVVVPKIDGAFYAMVRLPIDDCDKFCQWLLESFELDGQTLMLAPASGFYATPGLGKDEVRIAYVLECDKIVEAVRCLRVALERYPGRVPTPAGAAN
- a CDS encoding response regulator — translated: MPRILVIDDEDAVLNAVKRRMERQGYEVDAASTAAEGITKIQDSKDPFDAIVTDMSIEDPEAGLHVLNAAFARDLFAEVIVMTAYGNVANAVECMRRGAFDYVEKNSPGVDVFELLTMKVDQAIDRRRQDVRAVERWERAARIQEKRHGDA
- a CDS encoding tetratricopeptide repeat protein, whose product is MSLQKWFGYGINPDYDTGVREHSAGNFEEAIDPLRRVLAAKNPTLHRQAHFYLAEALTNAGLRALRREEAGDAVTYLTEAVSLHPSFPDVRLHLAHALYLVGDVNGSKQQISESLRLNPKYPRAVFFSGLMQFEHGDAEIGLLAMQHAATLDPLFGGDRFLAGQRNFELGDRGTALAHFHVLLQLEHNDVKTYIRLGDQFAGKNQHELASAEYERALELQPQYADVRMKYGQCLLELNQVGRAASEFEKAIEINPNFADAHALLGVAYRRLGELDRAKKSFTTAVTINPEHLIASRELVRFR
- a CDS encoding arginine--tRNA ligase, whose protein sequence is MLRDLLAQKVNVALHAVRSDVAWPVAEIQDSKAPEFGDYTTNIAMIASKLAASNPRALGEALVAQLQGMSGITRAEVAGPGFVNLWVEPSLIAAQVGEVLTQGDSFGSLQAADPQRINVEFVSVNPNGPITIGSGRGAAYGSALCNVLEAAGHQVHREYYINDGVNSEQMRLFAESVRSMVEGTPFPENGYRGDYVQEVAAKLKPGMDYRTESEALMIHAQRTALSAFGVEFDTWFSEQSLHEAGRVAEEIDHLQASGVADENPTRAKLKLAKGGKIEDVEIEAQVNDADDAEGGGATLWLRSTKFGDDQDRVLRRRDGRLTYISSDVAYHKDKFNRPANAHRLITILGPDHHGYIGRLQSVVAAMLVAEGEVPQPEPGAELSEVEAKLYRSVAERDLCVAALALAKQRLEVQIYQLVRFLKDGQPAPMRKRDGNIFALIDLMREIGTHLKPAASEDEQLGVGRDVARFFYLMRSHDTTFDFDLDLAQRESDENPVFYVQYAHARICSVIAKAAEQGFTPDAAQTVALSDPRELTLIKKVVDLPFEVGRSAQDYGVHRLTTYAMELARSYHAFYDGCRVIQADQPTLTAARLALCEAAALSLRRSLAILGISAPERM